A genomic window from Megalobrama amblycephala isolate DHTTF-2021 linkage group LG2, ASM1881202v1, whole genome shotgun sequence includes:
- the purbb gene encoding transcriptional activator protein Pur-beta, which yields MADGDSGSERGGSSGGLQHFQREQETQELASKRLDIQNKRFYLDVKQNAKGRFIKIAEVGAGGSKSRLTLSMSVAAEFRDYLGDFIEHYAQLGPSSPEQIAQSSGGDDGGPRRALKSEFLVRENRKYYLDLKENQRGRFLRIRQTVNRGPGFGVGGGGGPGGSVQSGQTIALPAQGLIEFRDALAKLIDDYGGEDEELSGGPGAAGGYGELPEGTSIMVDSKRFFFDVGSNKYGVFLRVSEVKPSYRNSITIPFKAWGKFGGAFCRYAEEMKEIQERHRDKMYERREESEAEDVDDD from the coding sequence ATGGCGGATGGAGACAGCGGGAGCGAGCGCGGTGGCAGTAGCGGCGGCCTCCAGCACTTCCAGCGGGAGCAGGAGACCCAGGAGCTGGCGTCCAAGCGTCTGGACATCCAGAACAAGCGCTTCTACCTGGACGTCAAGCAGAACGCGAAGGGACGCTTCATTAAGATAGCGGAGGTGGGCGCCGGGGGCTCCAAGAGCCGCCTGACTCTTTCCATGTCCGTGGCGGCTGAGTTCCGCGACTACCTCGGGGATTTCATCGAGCACTACGCCCAGCTGGGGCCAAGCAGCCCGGAGCAGATCGCTCAATCATCCGGCGGGGATGACGGCGGCCCGCGGCGGGCGCTCAAGAGCGAGTTCTTGGTGCGCGAGAACCGCAAATACTACCTCGACCTGAAGGAGAACCAGCGCGGGAGGTTCCTGCGCATCCGCCAGACCGTCAACCGAGGTCCCGGCTTCGGCGTCGGCGGAGGGGGCGGTCCCGGAGGAAGCGTGCAGTCCGGCCAGACCATCGCGCTACCTGCGCAGGGCTTGATCGAGTTCCGAGACGCTCTGGCCAAGCTCATCGACGACTACGGCGGGGAGGATGAGGAGCTCAGCGGGGGGCCTGGAGCCGCGGGGGGCTACGGCGAGCTTCCCGAGGGCACCTCCATCATGGTGGACTCCAAGAGGTTCTTTTTCGACGTCGGCTCCAACAAGTACGGCGTGTTCCTGCGGGTCAGCGAGGTCAAGCCCAGTTACAGGAACTCCATCACCATCCCCTTCAAGGCCTGGGGGAAGTTCGGAGGAGCCTTCTGCCGCTACGCcgaggagatgaaggagatccaGGAGAGACACCGGGATAAGATGTACGAAAGGAGAGAGGAGTCCGAGGCCGAGGACGTGGACGACGACTGA